The region AGCAGCAACACACATCTTCACTCACCAAACTCAGAAAGGACAAAGCTGCACCCAGGTTCACAATGGTCGGTACAATTCCAAATTTCCCCGCCTGCAGCGACACAAATTCATCCAAATCAGTGGAAAGTGAACAGAAGCAAAGTTACTCAAGAGTCCTTCTAATTTCATAATCTGCTGAGCCTCACCGTTCCAAACACGATGACGTGAAAACGGATCCCGTACGCTTTGATCAACGTTCTCACTTCCTCTCCCTCTGCCGTCCTGTAGTACTTTGCAAACCTAAAGAAATGggttttattagtttgtttccCCAACGTTTGTTCTTTTccggaaaaaaaagaaggtgtCTATGGAAAACAGATTCACCTGAAGTTGTACCCCGGGGCCACATTGTTGACTGGATGTTTGTTGTCCAGCCTGCGGAAGGTGTACTTGGGATAACACTTCCTTGCCCACCAGTCCAGGTCGCAACTCCAGTCAATAAGAATACCCAGGACACCGCCCTTTAAAACATGCAACGcaaaaaaaaatgatagaaaaaaaacacaaacacagagacaaTCACACGACAACGAtggcaaaacaataaaaaggctACGAAATATCCttacaaatattatttaaaaaaatatcattatccaggtacttttaaaatgtatctgaaTAATGGTGTAGTTAGCTGTAATTATGGTGCCTTGCAATTaggcaataagcaataaatcgaTTAATGGAACAACATGATAAATTGAAATATGAtcagttaaaacaaactcaataatttccagtTGGGTGacttatcatttttctcttttctctctctctctctgcttgtaccaaaaactggatgacaaaaagTCTCATATCTGGTGTTTCGGTCTCAACtagcgctttttttttttttaaggacaattctgtttacagaaatgtcataattcattttatttgttgtttttgttgttttgttaatttattttggatatttaaaatgtctccaggTACAGtgttaaatgaatttaaaatgtattgatctTTGACAATGTGTTCTTGAATTATTATGACATTACCATAGTAtgacatgaaaacaaatatattttcacttaTTGAGATAAATTCATGGGACGATTTGTCATGCAGTAAAacttgttatcatgacaggcctagttTCAACAGCTTAACATGTTGGCagaaaaactttaatgtatttatttgtgttttttgtgacaaactaaaacaaagttGCACATAATTCTAAAGGGAAAGGAAAATGATTGTCAAAATCAAGTAAACCATAtctgtgaaatggaaggaaaacaacacGAGTTTCAAAAGTTGTTCACTTTGTGACGTTATGTTACGTTTAGTCCTTCCAAAGTAACTCAGTTTAGTCTTTTGCTGCAGTGACAGCAGCAGAGTTTTAGCAGACGCATTTACCAGCGCAGCACATCTGAAGACCGAcactggatggagagcatcagtgaacaagtctgttttatttctttgtgttgcCACATGTTATGAAATGGACTAATGCacagactttgactgggacattctAATACAAAGTTAGATTTAAATAACTGCACTGCAgatctggctgcatgtttagggttgtggtcctgctggaaggtggaTCTCCACCCAAAGTGTCACCGTCGTCTTTCAGAATTTggtctgttttcctttcttttcataCTTATGCActtctttgttttggtctattaTGGAAAACTGCATTGAAATCCATTGAACTTTGAGTTTGCggcatgataaaaaaaaaaagtggaaaaagtcagagggaatgaatacttttgaatcCACTGTCAGTGGTAATTATTCTGAGTACCTTCACAGCCATGTCCTGGAAGTCCTCTCCGGCCTCAGAGACGATGTGCTTCAGGCGGAAGATGGGACAGTCGGGGTGCGTTTGGCGGTTGAACTCGCACGTCTTCAGATACGTGGAGTTAATGTGAGACAGTATGTTTCTTCTGGAGGAGGGAAGACAagcatttttgctaaaatcGCACTCAATAAAACCGCTTCCTGCaggagttgttttctttctacatTCAGATGCAGTATGCTCACTTGTGAAGGTTGAACTTTGGGTAGGTGATGCTGTTTTTGATCAGCACAGTGAAGTTTTCAGCCTCCGCCAGAAGTGCTCGCCTGTTCGGCAGGGAAACGGCACAGTTAGCCTCATCTTAAAAACCATAAACCATCCTATAAATCCTGCAGTATGACGTCGGCTCTCACTTGGGTAGGTTGGTGTCTATTTCCAGGGGACACCAGGAGAGAACCTCACAGGTCTTGACAGTGGAGGAATAGTTTTCACACAGTCCTGTCCGTATACCTGAGGGAGAAGGATCGTCATGGTGCATGATGTGATGCTTTGTAAAGCTGGTGTATGAAGGTATATTTGGGCCTGAGGCGTACCATTCCCTCGAGGATCATTATAACCCTCCACACAGTCACAGTCGTCCACACAGGTAGTGGAAGGGGTTGGAAGCTGGAAAGGAAATTTGCAGGGACAAtgctaaagttttttttacgtTATTAGAGTTCATTTATGGTTTTCCATGCCTGCCTCCTTTACGGGGGATAAGAAGACAGACCTACAGGTCTTGACTTTAAAGGCTGACGCTGATTCAACAACCGGAGTTAGTTTTGCACTGCAACATAACATAATGTAACCTTTTCCCTGCAGTTTTCTCGAGTTCATTTTCCGTTTTCTCGAGAtaatgagagaaaacattttctagaaaacgtTATCTAGTTAAGTTAATCTTCAGTTTTCAGTTAACTTAATTTCCCAATGGTTTTATTGAGATAAAgggttaatctaaaaaaaaaaaaggaaaatatactCGTTATCTCAAGAAACGCTTAGAGAAAGAGTACACATGCGGGTACGATCGCTCTCGCCTTAAGTATCTGTAAACTCGTACGTGTGCTGAAAGCAGTTTTCAACAGGACTAACACCAAACACCAGATTGTTGAGATGGTGGGAAAATTTGACAGGGTATCACAGATTGGCTGAACATTACTACTTGGGACTTCCATGATCTGATGTACTGAGCCCTGATGACCAAAAAAGGCCAACCAGTTCAAATAGAAATGAATTACATGGAAATCATGCAAAAGTTTGAAGAACACTGTCCCCATGATTATAGAGATGAAAGTACCTGCAGTGcaaagaggggggaaaaaaccagTATCCTTCATTATATTGCTGATAATAACTCAGTTAGAACATGCTCTGGTTGGTAATACATTTAAACACTCTAAACATCTAGTCCTACCTCAGCACAGCGTGACTGGGTTTGCCCGGGGGTCATGACCATGTTCGTCAACACGAAGAATGAATCATCTCCCTGTTGGACAGAGGTCCAAGACTCTAATCACAGTCATTTGGTAGCAAAACTTCAGGCAGAGCCCGGAACATTCCAGATACCTGCGGGGGGATGTTGTAATCCACCACGTCCCAAAAACGAGGCTGCATGTTGGAGATGTTGGTAAAGGCAAAGCCCTTCACTTTAGTCGTGACAGTACTGATGACAGATTCTCTGTCCTGGTACGCTTTctgcaccacacacacatacctgcAGCAGGCGGCAGCCATGGTCAAGCtcataaaaccataaaaagtatggctattgttttttgttttttaaaaatgttcagactTACCCCACCACATACAGCAGCACCAAGAACTGCGTGAACCTGAAGACAAATCCGACACGTATGCTGGGAATAATCAGAGTTTTTGACGTTTCATAGTCAAACACATAATGTAGAAAGCCCTGGCAGCAGCCTGTCGACTTGCTCATCGCTGCACCACGTACAATAACGAACTGAGCGATCTCGATAAATGGACAGTTGCTGCCTTTATTCAAATCTTTATATTCAAATCATGCTGGACGTGGACACGTAACACCCAACAGtggtgtgtttgagcaaacccTTCACAGAAAGGACTGGATAGGTTTTCTTGTCTAGCTCTGTGCTAACAGCTTTCTTGGCATTGATAGATATGTTTGTGTTGCATTGTTTGGGTGAATTGGGTAATTTTGACTTTCATTCTGGTTTGATACTGAAATTGTGTCGCAATGATTTTTCATTGGGAAACGGTAAAACAATTGAAGCCATAAGACAAAACTCTCAAATGTGAAGTGTGGAAAGAGTAAAAAAGGTCAGAAggcatgttaaaaaaaactgtcagcCAACATATTGCaaggtgtttgtttttagtttctgaGAGAGTTCTCAAAAAATGGATAACAAGCACTTGATTATCTATTTTTTCCCTTGGATGTTGGCAAGGTTTTGGCTGCATGTCGTCTTCAGCTCGACACCTGCACagaccagccaatcagaagcagaCCAGACAATCACCCCCAAAAAGGAAACATCTACCTGGAGAGCTACCAATCTAAATCCAATCAGCAATGCTCAAAAAACAGCAATATACACACAATCTACAGAAATACATGCCATACTGCACCCCTATACAGGTGAAAACAATCTGTACGAAGAGATTTACTTGCTATACTAATTTGTAATATGACTCAAGAAAAGGGTTTTTGAAAACCAGAATATCCAGGCCAGGTCAAAAATTTCTGGTCTAGCATCCTGGAAAGAAAGCATTTGTTTCATCAGAGGTATCTGGAAAGTTATCAAGATTATCCAGGAGgaaagacacacaaacacctTGGAGGAGGCTGGTCTTCCTACCATCACTATATACACTTCCATTGATCggaaaattgtgcaaattggaattacaaattAAGTTTGGAATTAAGTTACATGTTTGACTTAACATGTAACTTaacttaaattaacttaaatttgCTTATATTGTCCAGTTCTGTGGGCAGGCTTGACGTTTCTCTCAGAGTGTATCTGAAGGTAACATGTAAATGTGTGGCGAGACATTGGAACAATGGTGTCATTGTGCATGCTGCACTTTGTCCAAGTCTCTAGAGTGGAGAACTTGTTGcatgacagacagacagagagccTCACTCTCCAGTCATGCATTGCTCACAGAGTGACATGGTCGGTGTGTTATATAATGGGCTGTATGCTGGGTCCTCAAATGGTGCATGTGTTGTTTTGCATAGGGGGTCTATAGTTAATGGTGGTCATGGTAAAGTCCAGCCAAGGTTGCTTGAATCTCTCAGCATCTTGTTTACAAAGTCATTTAGCTCCTTGGGAGATGCATCAGGAAATTCAATATTCTCTAATAGATGTTCCAGATCCATGGATTCAGGGTCATAAATGGTTTTTACAGGGATAGTGTAGTTTTCCCTGTTTGGTTCTTGATGCCTGGCCACTTTTCTTCTTGGAGGTCCTAGTTCATCTCTGTCTTGGAGCTCCGTTTTCAGATTTTCCAGCTCTGTTTTATAATTAACCTCACAGCTACAGTACCGTTGTTGGAGGACAGTGAGTTGCTTTTGGAGACTGTCCTTCTCGGCTCCAAGTTCACTGATGATCTTTTGGTTCCTCATCATTTTCAGTAGTGAGCTTTCATCTCTTTATCTACCTCCTgcttaaatatttctgcttgctgtcttaaagcagaaacatctcctTCATATGTCATTTTAAGTTCTTGGTAAGAAACTTTAACCTGCTCCAGTTCACTTTGGAGATGTTTTATGGTTTCTGTGGATTGCTGCTGCAGGAAAGAGAACTCTTGTGCCATTTTCTGATGCAGATTGTTCTTTTCAGCTCTAAGTTCATTGATAAGATGATGGTCATTCTTTGCTCTTTCCAAATTAGCTTCTTTCTCACAATTCACCTCATACTGATAAATGTCTGCTTTCTCTCTCAGGGCAGAAACATCTGCTTCATACCTCCTGTTTAATTCTTGGTATGAAATCTTATACAGCACCAGCTCACTCTGCAGACGGTTCTCTGTTTCCTGCAGGCAGGTAATCTCCTTGGACATTTTTTCTTGGAGATCATCCTTCTCAGCTTTCAGGTTTTCAAGGAGCTTTTGCTCATGcttgattttttctttataaaacatCTGCATGTTGACCTGCAGGTTCTCCTCACCTGCAGCTTCATATTTCAATTGAAGCTCCTCGTAGCGAGTCTTGATTTGGTCCAGCTCTTGTTGGAGGGCgtcacttttctctttttctgcctGGATTTGTGACCTGAATGCTTCCTCACCGACAATATGAGCTACCTTCAATTGCTCAAATTTCTTCTGCAGCAGCCTTTTCGTCTTGTGTTTTATGTCGCTGTGCTCCCTGGAAGCGAtgatacactgcctggccaaacaaaaagtcgccacctggatttaactaagcaaataggtacaagcctcctattggataagtactgcataggcgattatctttcagctggcaacaagttatttaccacagctccatcacagctacctgtccacagcagctctgctctcacagtagaggagagtgaggtgaggcaggtgatgaggaaggtgaacccaaggaaggctgcggGACCTGACGGTGTGTCAGGACGGGTGCTTAAAGACTGTGCAGACCAACTGGCTGGAatcttcacaaagatttttaaccagtccCTGTCTCAAGCCACTGTCCCTCCCTGCCTAAAGTCCTCTACCATTGTCCCCCTGCCGAAAAGAACCAACATCAACACCCTGAACGACTACCGCCCAGTGGCACTCACACCgatcatcatgaagtgcttcgagagactggtgcggagtcacatcctcgctggcctgcctgctgagctggaccctctccaatttgcctacaaagcaaaaaggtccacagaggacgctgtatccactgcacttcatgctgccctgacccacttag is a window of Xiphophorus hellerii strain 12219 chromosome 12, Xiphophorus_hellerii-4.1, whole genome shotgun sequence DNA encoding:
- the p2rx4b gene encoding P2X purinoceptor 4b encodes the protein MSKSTGCCQGFLHYVFDYETSKTLIIPSIRVGFVFRFTQFLVLLYVVGYVCVVQKAYQDRESVISTVTTKVKGFAFTNISNMQPRFWDVVDYNIPPQGDDSFFVLTNMVMTPGQTQSRCAELPTPSTTCVDDCDCVEGYNDPRGNGIRTGLCENYSSTVKTCEVLSWCPLEIDTNLPKRALLAEAENFTVLIKNSITYPKFNLHKRNILSHINSTYLKTCEFNRQTHPDCPIFRLKHIVSEAGEDFQDMAVKGGVLGILIDWSCDLDWWARKCYPKYTFRRLDNKHPVNNVAPGYNFRFAKYYRTAEGEEVRTLIKAYGIRFHVIVFGTAGKFGIVPTIVNLGAALSFLSLVPMVADWFLLTCMKKRELYSRQKSTYLVEESEAESASLSTTYGTQ